One region of Lytechinus pictus isolate F3 Inbred chromosome 8, Lp3.0, whole genome shotgun sequence genomic DNA includes:
- the LOC129266169 gene encoding ETS translocation variant 3-like isoform X1, producing the protein MPCPPPATTTLSSAPNVGVSPACTAAVTSIVPGLPLSLQPPLPSAELLMQYRRMEQPMGPPTQVPPSPSQHSTAPVPQGSGPMASPTVPLWNSSGVAYPDWAYKPESSPGSRQIQLWHFILELLQKEEFRDVIAWQGDYGEFLIKDPDELARLWGMRKCKPHMNYDKLSRALRYYYNKRILNKTKGKRFTYKFNFSKLILVNYPGTDLKYVPPFIPASRGGIGSSTEDPSMDDEPSTPSHLTKEGGSCSDSGESLDGDEKPGSRRHRSHSLGDTEPPSTMSVHPPTPTHHALPPGFSEHDHRLAGLMSPNLRHNYSGPAFQMMRPASIFSHSLPASPCYLSPLASPSSTMSPLLSAPGHPHGPARFTYTPAEIQRAHQEAQAQAAIARLEHERVAQLRVADAHARAFPLSVPASPGTLWRTHTENEMRIRNLELTAAEKLQRQEEQKRQEEQKRQEEQKRQEQNRQELKRQEQLRQEQQNLETQRLQKSPEKEIRIPERPVQSELYLRRMAEKQARQASERRVPPAITIDDRTITNSASVRKTPEPVPCTITSPPEEQQEHVKPCRKTPPPPLKVDSKLFDIKPPSSAPPINDRLDARRFGPGFRGSPGPPRRVIVHTSNESRSEEDLLDADDSSNSNQESVPIKLRFKRKWNRDISRPPSFAENNDTKSPKIFFDSSPSSRSLPCTPTQRSQMGTFFQFPSPMETQTEHEPSASSIQPPKEKEKESLRRFRDYYFETNHGTKDSRRLLQEPEKRPKERVLSIESIIAKTEPLRPVPNMRSSSSAPSIATTSSSSTSTGSTELDKNEMDSEKPVTSSQ; encoded by the exons ATGCCTTGCCCGCCACCCGCCACCACCACTCTAAGCAGCGCCCCCAACGTCGGGGTCTCACCGGCCTGCACCGCTGCCGTCACCAGCATAGTTCCCGGGCTGCCGTTGTCTCTGCAGCCTCCGCTTCCCTCTGCGGAACTTCTGATGCAGTACCGTAGGATGGAACAGCCCATGGGCCCGCCAACTCAAGTGCCGCCTTCACCATCTCAGCACTCCACCGCTCCGGTCCCTCAAGGCTCGGGCCCAATGGCAAGCCCGACCGTCCCACTATGGAACTCAA GTGGTGTTGCTTATCCAGACTGGGCCTACAAACCGGAGTCAAGTCCCGGCAGCCGGCAGATCCAGTTGTGGCACTTCATCCTGGAGCTGCTGCAGAAGGAAGAGTTCCGTGACGTGATTGCCTGGCAAGGTGACTATGGGGAGTTCCTCATCAAGGATCCTGATGAGCTAGCCAGACTATGGGGAATGCGGAAGTGCAAGCCGCACATGAACTATGATAAACTTAGTCGAGCACTTAG ATATTACTACAACAAGCGGATCTTGAACAAAACCAAAGGCAAGCGCTTCACCTACAAATTTAACTTCAGCAAGTTGATATTGGTGAACTACCCAGGAACTGACCTCAAATATGTGCCTCCATTCATTCCTGCCTCTCGGGGTGGAATTGGTTCCTCAACGGAAGATCCGAGCATGGATGATGAACCAAGCACACCGTCCCACCTGACGAAAGAAGGCGGATCATGCAGCGACTCCGGGGAGTCCTTGGATGGCGACGAGAAACCTGGCAGCCGCCGCCACCGTTCTCATAGTCTGGGAGACACCGAGCCACCATCAACCATGTCTGTTCATCCTCCCACGCCTACCCATCATGCCTTGCCACCTGGTTTCAGTGAACATGATCATAGATTAGCCGGTTTGATGAGCCCTAATCTACGTCACAATTACAGTGGACCTGCCTTTCAA ATGATGCGGCCAGCATCTATCTTCTCCCACTCTCTGCCGGCCAGTCCTTGTTATCTATCACCGCTAGCCAGTCCATCTTCAACAATGAGTCCGCTCTTATCAGCACCCGGTCACCCGCATGGCCCAGCAAGGTTCACCTACACGCCAGCAGAGATCCAAAGGGCTCATCAAGAGGCTCAAGCGCAGGCAGCAATCGCGAGGTTAGAGCACGAGCGTGTCGCTCAACTCCGTGTGGCTGATGCGCATGCCAGGGCCTTCCCTCTGTCTGTGCCGGCGTCTCCTGGCACATTGTGGCGCACGCACACAGAGAACGAAATGCGCATCAGAAATCTGGAGCTGACTGCGGCCGAGAAGTTACAGCGGCAGGAAGAGCAAAAGCGACAAGAGGAACAAAAGCGTCAGGAGGAGCAGAAGCGACAGGAACAGAATCGCCAAGAACTCAAACGACAAGAACAACTTCGACAAGAGCAACAAAACCTAGAGACGCAAAGATTACAAAAGTCTCCTGAAAAGGAAATACGCATCCCAGAAAGGCCAGTGCAGTCAGAACTATACTTGCGTAGAATGGCTGAGAAACAGGCCAGACAGGCTAGCGAGCGTCGTGTCCCGCCCGCTATCACCATagatgacagaactatcacaaactctgcaagtgttAGAAAAACGCCTGAACCTGTGCCGTGTACAATTACCAGCCCTCCAGAAGAGCAGCAAGAACATGTCAAGCCATGTCGGAAGACGCCTCCACCACCACTCAAAGTCGACTCAAAGCTTTTTGATATCAAGCCGCCAAGCAGTGCTCCCCCAATCAACGACAGGCTAGATGCTCGACGATTTGGACCAGGATTTAGAGGAAGTCCTGGGCCACCACGCAGGGTCATTGTCCACACTAGTAATGAGAGTCGATCTGAGGAAGACCTTCTGGATGCGGACGATAGCTCTAACAGCAATCAAGAATCAGTCCCTATCAAGCTGCGATTCAAACGCAAATGGAACCGCGACATCTCGCGCCCACCTTCATTCGCAGAGAACAACGACACAAAGTCTCCCAAGATTTTCTTTGACTCCAGTCCCTCGTCACGCTCCTTGCCTTGCACTCCAACTCAACGATCGCAGATGGGCACGTTTTTCCAGTTTCCAAGTCCGATGGAAACACAGACCGAACACGAGCCTTCTGCGTCCTCGATTCAACCTCctaaggaaaaggaaaaagaatccTTACGTCGTTTCAGAGACTACTACTTTGAAACCAATCACGGTACCAAGGACAGTCGAAGATTATTACAGGAGCCAGAAAAGCGTCCAAAGGAACGCGTATTGAGTATAGAATCCATCATAGCAAAAACAGAACCACTGCGCCCAGTacccaacatgcgtagctccAGTAGTGCACCTAGTATTGCCACCACTTCTAGCAGTAGCACCAGCACTGGTAGCACTGAACTTGATAAAAATGAGATGGACAGTGAGAAACCTGTCACATCTTCCCAATGA
- the LOC129266169 gene encoding ETS translocation variant 3-like isoform X2, translated as MPCPPPATTTLSSAPNVGVSPACTAAVTSIVPGLPLSLQPPLPSAELLMQYRRMEQPMGPPTQVPPSPSQHSTAPVPQGSGPMASPTVPLWNSNWAYKPESSPGSRQIQLWHFILELLQKEEFRDVIAWQGDYGEFLIKDPDELARLWGMRKCKPHMNYDKLSRALRYYYNKRILNKTKGKRFTYKFNFSKLILVNYPGTDLKYVPPFIPASRGGIGSSTEDPSMDDEPSTPSHLTKEGGSCSDSGESLDGDEKPGSRRHRSHSLGDTEPPSTMSVHPPTPTHHALPPGFSEHDHRLAGLMSPNLRHNYSGPAFQMMRPASIFSHSLPASPCYLSPLASPSSTMSPLLSAPGHPHGPARFTYTPAEIQRAHQEAQAQAAIARLEHERVAQLRVADAHARAFPLSVPASPGTLWRTHTENEMRIRNLELTAAEKLQRQEEQKRQEEQKRQEEQKRQEQNRQELKRQEQLRQEQQNLETQRLQKSPEKEIRIPERPVQSELYLRRMAEKQARQASERRVPPAITIDDRTITNSASVRKTPEPVPCTITSPPEEQQEHVKPCRKTPPPPLKVDSKLFDIKPPSSAPPINDRLDARRFGPGFRGSPGPPRRVIVHTSNESRSEEDLLDADDSSNSNQESVPIKLRFKRKWNRDISRPPSFAENNDTKSPKIFFDSSPSSRSLPCTPTQRSQMGTFFQFPSPMETQTEHEPSASSIQPPKEKEKESLRRFRDYYFETNHGTKDSRRLLQEPEKRPKERVLSIESIIAKTEPLRPVPNMRSSSSAPSIATTSSSSTSTGSTELDKNEMDSEKPVTSSQ; from the exons ATGCCTTGCCCGCCACCCGCCACCACCACTCTAAGCAGCGCCCCCAACGTCGGGGTCTCACCGGCCTGCACCGCTGCCGTCACCAGCATAGTTCCCGGGCTGCCGTTGTCTCTGCAGCCTCCGCTTCCCTCTGCGGAACTTCTGATGCAGTACCGTAGGATGGAACAGCCCATGGGCCCGCCAACTCAAGTGCCGCCTTCACCATCTCAGCACTCCACCGCTCCGGTCCCTCAAGGCTCGGGCCCAATGGCAAGCCCGACCGTCCCACTATGGAACTCAA ACTGGGCCTACAAACCGGAGTCAAGTCCCGGCAGCCGGCAGATCCAGTTGTGGCACTTCATCCTGGAGCTGCTGCAGAAGGAAGAGTTCCGTGACGTGATTGCCTGGCAAGGTGACTATGGGGAGTTCCTCATCAAGGATCCTGATGAGCTAGCCAGACTATGGGGAATGCGGAAGTGCAAGCCGCACATGAACTATGATAAACTTAGTCGAGCACTTAG ATATTACTACAACAAGCGGATCTTGAACAAAACCAAAGGCAAGCGCTTCACCTACAAATTTAACTTCAGCAAGTTGATATTGGTGAACTACCCAGGAACTGACCTCAAATATGTGCCTCCATTCATTCCTGCCTCTCGGGGTGGAATTGGTTCCTCAACGGAAGATCCGAGCATGGATGATGAACCAAGCACACCGTCCCACCTGACGAAAGAAGGCGGATCATGCAGCGACTCCGGGGAGTCCTTGGATGGCGACGAGAAACCTGGCAGCCGCCGCCACCGTTCTCATAGTCTGGGAGACACCGAGCCACCATCAACCATGTCTGTTCATCCTCCCACGCCTACCCATCATGCCTTGCCACCTGGTTTCAGTGAACATGATCATAGATTAGCCGGTTTGATGAGCCCTAATCTACGTCACAATTACAGTGGACCTGCCTTTCAA ATGATGCGGCCAGCATCTATCTTCTCCCACTCTCTGCCGGCCAGTCCTTGTTATCTATCACCGCTAGCCAGTCCATCTTCAACAATGAGTCCGCTCTTATCAGCACCCGGTCACCCGCATGGCCCAGCAAGGTTCACCTACACGCCAGCAGAGATCCAAAGGGCTCATCAAGAGGCTCAAGCGCAGGCAGCAATCGCGAGGTTAGAGCACGAGCGTGTCGCTCAACTCCGTGTGGCTGATGCGCATGCCAGGGCCTTCCCTCTGTCTGTGCCGGCGTCTCCTGGCACATTGTGGCGCACGCACACAGAGAACGAAATGCGCATCAGAAATCTGGAGCTGACTGCGGCCGAGAAGTTACAGCGGCAGGAAGAGCAAAAGCGACAAGAGGAACAAAAGCGTCAGGAGGAGCAGAAGCGACAGGAACAGAATCGCCAAGAACTCAAACGACAAGAACAACTTCGACAAGAGCAACAAAACCTAGAGACGCAAAGATTACAAAAGTCTCCTGAAAAGGAAATACGCATCCCAGAAAGGCCAGTGCAGTCAGAACTATACTTGCGTAGAATGGCTGAGAAACAGGCCAGACAGGCTAGCGAGCGTCGTGTCCCGCCCGCTATCACCATagatgacagaactatcacaaactctgcaagtgttAGAAAAACGCCTGAACCTGTGCCGTGTACAATTACCAGCCCTCCAGAAGAGCAGCAAGAACATGTCAAGCCATGTCGGAAGACGCCTCCACCACCACTCAAAGTCGACTCAAAGCTTTTTGATATCAAGCCGCCAAGCAGTGCTCCCCCAATCAACGACAGGCTAGATGCTCGACGATTTGGACCAGGATTTAGAGGAAGTCCTGGGCCACCACGCAGGGTCATTGTCCACACTAGTAATGAGAGTCGATCTGAGGAAGACCTTCTGGATGCGGACGATAGCTCTAACAGCAATCAAGAATCAGTCCCTATCAAGCTGCGATTCAAACGCAAATGGAACCGCGACATCTCGCGCCCACCTTCATTCGCAGAGAACAACGACACAAAGTCTCCCAAGATTTTCTTTGACTCCAGTCCCTCGTCACGCTCCTTGCCTTGCACTCCAACTCAACGATCGCAGATGGGCACGTTTTTCCAGTTTCCAAGTCCGATGGAAACACAGACCGAACACGAGCCTTCTGCGTCCTCGATTCAACCTCctaaggaaaaggaaaaagaatccTTACGTCGTTTCAGAGACTACTACTTTGAAACCAATCACGGTACCAAGGACAGTCGAAGATTATTACAGGAGCCAGAAAAGCGTCCAAAGGAACGCGTATTGAGTATAGAATCCATCATAGCAAAAACAGAACCACTGCGCCCAGTacccaacatgcgtagctccAGTAGTGCACCTAGTATTGCCACCACTTCTAGCAGTAGCACCAGCACTGGTAGCACTGAACTTGATAAAAATGAGATGGACAGTGAGAAACCTGTCACATCTTCCCAATGA